In Sphingomonas psychrotolerans, the following proteins share a genomic window:
- a CDS encoding tryptophan halogenase family protein, giving the protein MNAPAIRSVVIVGGGTAGWMTAAALARMVRAGVRVTVVESDAIGIVGVGEATIPPIRAFNAMLDIDESHFLAHTRGSMKLGIEFVDWNASGHRYLHPFGEFGFSIEGVRFHQIWHKLRAAGRAGAIEEYSMCAAAARLNRYAAPAAEQSSPLSQLVQAYHFDASLYARYLRGYAEARGVTRREGKIDRVTLRGEDGFIEAVTLEDGSRVEGELFVDCSGFRGLLIEEALHTGYEDWTHWLPCDRALAVPTVSTGPLTPYTRATARAAGWQWRIPLQHRTGNGYVYSSAHLSDDAAAAALLANLDGEPLGDPRPLRFTAGRRKLAWNRNCVAIGLSSGFLEPLESTSIHLIQAGISRLLGLFPDAGWGDAERDTYNDLTRTQYEQVRDFVILHYKANGRDEPLWRQVRAMAVPQSVSRRIDLFRNRGRIFRREDELFAETSWIAVMLGQGITPAGWDPLADALDSDQLAAMLERVRSTFRNAAEVMPDHAAYLARHCAAQGFA; this is encoded by the coding sequence ATGAATGCGCCAGCGATCCGCAGCGTCGTCATCGTCGGGGGCGGTACGGCGGGCTGGATGACCGCCGCCGCGCTCGCCCGGATGGTGCGCGCGGGCGTGCGCGTGACCGTGGTGGAATCGGATGCGATCGGGATCGTCGGGGTCGGCGAGGCGACGATCCCGCCGATCCGCGCCTTCAACGCGATGCTCGACATCGACGAGAGCCACTTCCTTGCGCACACCCGGGGCTCGATGAAGCTCGGGATCGAGTTCGTCGACTGGAACGCAAGCGGCCACCGCTATCTGCACCCTTTCGGGGAATTTGGCTTCAGCATCGAAGGCGTGCGGTTCCACCAGATCTGGCACAAATTGCGCGCAGCGGGACGGGCCGGCGCGATCGAGGAATACAGCATGTGCGCGGCGGCGGCGCGGCTGAACCGCTATGCCGCCCCCGCGGCGGAGCAGAGTTCGCCGCTTTCGCAACTGGTTCAGGCCTATCATTTCGACGCTTCGCTCTATGCGCGCTATCTGCGCGGCTATGCCGAAGCGCGCGGAGTGACGCGGCGCGAGGGCAAGATCGACCGGGTCACGCTGCGCGGCGAGGATGGCTTCATCGAGGCAGTGACGCTGGAGGACGGCAGCCGAGTCGAGGGCGAGCTGTTCGTCGACTGTTCGGGGTTTCGCGGGCTGCTGATCGAGGAGGCGCTGCACACCGGCTATGAGGACTGGACGCATTGGTTGCCGTGCGATCGGGCGCTGGCGGTGCCGACGGTCAGCACGGGGCCGCTGACGCCCTATACGCGGGCAACGGCGCGGGCGGCGGGATGGCAGTGGCGGATCCCGCTCCAGCACCGCACCGGCAACGGCTATGTCTATTCGAGCGCGCACCTCTCGGACGACGCGGCGGCGGCGGCGTTACTCGCCAATCTGGACGGCGAGCCGCTGGGCGATCCGCGCCCGCTGCGCTTTACGGCCGGGCGACGCAAGCTGGCATGGAACCGCAATTGCGTCGCGATCGGGCTGTCGAGCGGGTTCCTCGAACCGCTCGAATCGACCAGCATCCATCTGATCCAGGCGGGGATTTCCCGGCTGCTCGGACTGTTTCCCGATGCCGGCTGGGGCGATGCCGAGCGTGATACCTATAACGACCTCACCCGCACCCAATATGAGCAGGTCCGCGATTTCGTGATCCTGCACTACAAGGCGAATGGCCGCGACGAGCCTTTATGGCGGCAGGTTCGCGCGATGGCAGTGCCCCAGAGCGTGTCGCGCCGCATCGACCTGTTCCGCAATCGCGGCCGCATCTTCCGCCGTGAGGACGAGTTGTTCGCCGAGACGAGCTGGATCGCAGTGATGCTGGGGCAGGGGATCACGCCCGCCGGTTGGGATCCGCTCGCCGACGCGCTCGACTCCGATCAGCTCGCGGCGATGCTCGAGCGGGTTCGGTCGACCTTTCGCAACGCCGCCGAGGTGATGCCGGACCATGCGGCGTATCTCGCACGACATTGCGCTGCTCAGGGGTTTGCATGA
- a CDS encoding TonB-dependent receptor, with protein MHKHAIHASENPAKLKSGLLRAGVSAAALCLFGAGSAWAQTEASPTPPPAQDASDAAAQDAPAEDEIVVQGYREALRSAQQIKRTSDSVVDSVTAEDIGALPDRSVVETLQRIPGVSISRFAAGNDPDHFAVEGSQATVRGLTYVRSEFNGREAFSALNGRSLGFQDVASELLGGVDVFKTPTADRIEGGISGIVNLRTRLPFDSKGTYVAGALELNYGDFVDKSAPTLSVLASTRWDTGIGEIGILGSVVYSQLYTRNDRLQVSSFRVRPIYSDGTRTDVVPFTGATQQGSGIFPRGAVMGTQEFERERYGYSAALQWRSNDGSMEAAFQFLRSDARQDWTENTIEIATDNVTSNGDSRARAGTSVSFDDDMLFDKGLITGPTGWRSDQQVAPGTGAALAGRRTPAFGLQSNNQYRQHVDRSVTDDYGFNFKWDVSERFGLSVDYDHVESSGEVLDNGIWSSTFQDVYIDLNGLNVPTVNFVAPQNCVAPNAQGVCTAAPGSTGNDPTYYTGTHQSFLDPYNSFWRSAMDHAEESSGNSDAFRIDAELSFPDTSFLKSVKAGYRYADRDQIARNSTYNWGGLSEIWGNGGPVWLDENIGGVGGDQLGTTSQAANYQPAFFNNFFRGQTSNPSGAGGEGRLYYSGRPASDYASYIAFANAVRNEWLPAGTAPTGGAGGWLSLADRPGTVNGSYYLPGEINPIEEINHAAYVMAKIQQDFSNGWNLNGNLGVRYSTTRRTSSGFVQYATTDPLTSDANCRATIQTIVNPAAGQTPPNPPTVPAGCAFLYTNPAARAAARSFQNGAVVPNDYELTYDYWLPSVNLKLEVGGGLQFRAAFFKGISPPNTTQIRNYFPIALGAQTPIGATLTVVPNTATADPNDGIIQGENVVRIEGAGIRVGSPDLKPVTANNFDLTAEWYFNQVGSLTLSAFYKEVKGVVVFNTERQSFTNNGQTYEAVVSREFNSPETGKVKGIEIAYQQTYDFLPGFLSGLGLQANYTYVDSSGVPQPTLPPGDPSVAGGLVSNIDVGGFGLQGLSKHNFNITPFYDYKGLSLRASYSWRSRYMLTTRDVITPFDPVFQEDYGQLDASLFYQVSKNLRLGVQGVNLTNAITKTSVAIQGPDGVDDIRVIPRGWFMNDRRISMSARFNF; from the coding sequence ATGCACAAGCACGCCATTCATGCATCTGAAAATCCGGCGAAACTGAAGTCCGGGCTGCTCCGTGCGGGCGTGTCCGCGGCGGCATTGTGCCTGTTCGGTGCCGGTTCGGCCTGGGCACAGACCGAAGCCTCGCCGACACCGCCGCCCGCGCAGGATGCAAGCGACGCCGCCGCGCAGGATGCCCCGGCCGAGGACGAAATCGTCGTTCAGGGCTATCGCGAAGCGCTGCGAAGCGCCCAGCAGATCAAGCGCACTTCCGACAGCGTCGTCGACTCGGTGACCGCCGAGGACATCGGCGCCCTCCCCGATCGTTCGGTCGTCGAGACCCTTCAGCGCATCCCGGGCGTGTCGATCAGCCGCTTTGCTGCCGGTAACGATCCCGATCACTTCGCCGTGGAGGGCTCGCAGGCCACTGTCCGCGGCCTCACTTATGTCCGCTCCGAGTTCAACGGCCGCGAGGCCTTCTCGGCGCTCAACGGCCGCTCGCTCGGCTTCCAGGACGTCGCCTCCGAACTGCTCGGCGGCGTCGACGTCTTCAAGACGCCGACTGCCGACCGCATCGAGGGCGGCATTTCGGGCATCGTCAATTTGCGCACCCGCCTGCCCTTCGATTCGAAGGGCACCTATGTCGCGGGCGCGCTCGAGCTCAATTATGGCGATTTCGTCGACAAGTCCGCGCCCACGCTCTCGGTGCTCGCCAGCACGCGCTGGGATACCGGGATCGGCGAGATCGGCATCCTCGGCAGCGTCGTCTATTCACAACTCTACACGCGCAACGATCGCCTGCAGGTGTCGAGCTTCCGCGTCCGGCCGATCTATTCGGACGGCACGCGTACCGACGTGGTCCCGTTCACCGGCGCGACGCAGCAAGGCAGCGGCATCTTCCCGCGCGGCGCAGTGATGGGCACGCAGGAATTCGAGCGCGAGCGCTACGGCTATTCGGCCGCGCTCCAGTGGCGCAGCAACGACGGGTCGATGGAAGCTGCCTTCCAGTTCCTCCGTTCGGACGCGCGCCAGGACTGGACCGAGAACACGATCGAGATCGCGACCGACAACGTCACATCGAACGGCGACAGCCGCGCCCGCGCCGGCACTTCGGTGTCGTTCGACGACGATATGCTGTTCGACAAGGGCCTGATCACCGGGCCGACTGGCTGGCGATCGGACCAGCAGGTCGCTCCCGGCACCGGCGCGGCGCTGGCGGGCCGCCGGACCCCGGCATTCGGCCTCCAGTCGAACAACCAATATCGCCAGCATGTCGATCGCAGCGTTACCGACGATTACGGCTTCAACTTCAAATGGGATGTCAGCGAGCGCTTCGGGCTGAGCGTGGATTATGACCATGTCGAATCGTCGGGCGAAGTCCTCGACAACGGCATCTGGTCGTCGACCTTCCAGGACGTCTATATCGACCTGAACGGCCTCAACGTGCCCACCGTCAACTTCGTTGCGCCACAGAATTGCGTCGCGCCGAACGCGCAAGGGGTCTGCACCGCCGCGCCGGGCTCGACGGGTAATGATCCGACCTATTATACCGGCACGCACCAGAGCTTCCTCGATCCGTATAACAGCTTCTGGCGCTCGGCGATGGATCATGCCGAGGAGAGCTCGGGTAATTCGGATGCTTTCCGGATCGACGCCGAACTCAGCTTCCCCGACACCAGCTTCCTCAAGTCGGTAAAGGCGGGCTATCGCTACGCCGATCGCGACCAGATTGCGCGCAACTCCACCTATAATTGGGGTGGCCTGTCGGAGATCTGGGGCAATGGCGGCCCGGTATGGCTCGACGAGAATATCGGCGGCGTCGGCGGCGACCAGCTCGGCACCACTTCGCAGGCGGCCAATTATCAACCGGCTTTCTTCAACAATTTCTTCCGCGGTCAGACCAGCAATCCCTCTGGCGCCGGCGGCGAGGGCCGGCTTTATTATTCAGGCCGCCCGGCGAGCGATTATGCGTCGTACATCGCCTTCGCCAATGCCGTACGCAACGAATGGCTGCCGGCGGGCACGGCGCCAACCGGTGGCGCGGGCGGCTGGCTGTCGTTGGCCGATCGGCCAGGCACGGTGAACGGCAGCTATTATCTGCCGGGTGAGATCAACCCGATCGAGGAGATCAACCACGCCGCTTATGTGATGGCCAAGATCCAGCAGGACTTCTCGAACGGCTGGAACCTCAACGGCAATCTCGGGGTGCGCTACTCGACCACCAGGCGGACGAGCAGCGGCTTCGTGCAATATGCGACGACCGATCCGCTCACCTCGGACGCGAACTGCCGCGCCACCATCCAGACCATCGTCAATCCGGCGGCCGGCCAGACGCCGCCCAATCCGCCGACGGTGCCCGCAGGCTGCGCCTTCCTCTACACCAATCCGGCAGCGCGCGCGGCGGCGCGATCGTTCCAGAACGGTGCGGTCGTCCCCAACGATTACGAACTCACTTACGATTATTGGCTGCCCAGCGTGAATTTGAAGCTCGAGGTCGGTGGCGGGCTCCAGTTCCGCGCAGCCTTCTTCAAAGGGATCTCGCCCCCCAACACCACCCAGATCCGGAACTATTTCCCGATCGCACTCGGCGCCCAGACTCCGATCGGCGCGACGCTCACCGTGGTGCCGAACACCGCCACTGCGGACCCGAATGACGGCATCATCCAGGGCGAGAATGTCGTCCGCATCGAAGGCGCCGGCATCCGGGTCGGCTCGCCCGACCTCAAGCCGGTGACCGCGAACAATTTCGACCTCACCGCCGAATGGTATTTCAACCAGGTGGGTTCACTGACCCTCTCGGCCTTTTACAAGGAAGTGAAGGGCGTGGTGGTGTTCAACACCGAGCGCCAGAGCTTCACCAACAACGGCCAGACCTACGAAGCGGTGGTGTCGCGCGAGTTCAATTCGCCCGAGACCGGCAAGGTGAAGGGCATCGAGATCGCCTATCAGCAGACCTACGACTTCCTGCCGGGCTTCCTCTCCGGCCTCGGGCTGCAGGCGAACTACACCTATGTCGACAGCTCGGGCGTGCCCCAGCCGACGCTCCCGCCGGGCGATCCCAGCGTGGCCGGCGGACTGGTGTCGAACATCGATGTCGGCGGCTTCGGTCTGCAGGGCCTGTCGAAGCACAATTTTAACATCACGCCTTTCTACGATTACAAGGGCCTGTCGCTGCGTGCCTCGTACAGCTGGCGCTCGCGCTACATGCTGACCACGCGCGACGTGATCACGCCGTTCGATCCGGTGTTCCAGGAGGATTACGGCCAGCTCGACGCTTCGCTATTCTATCAGGTCTCGAAGAATTTGCGGCTCGGCGTGCAGGGCGTGAACCTCACCAATGCGATCACCAAGACCTCGGTGGCGATCCAGGGTCCGGACGGCGTCGACGACATCCGCGTCATCCCGCGCGGCTGGTTCATGAACGATCGCCGCATCTCGATGAGCGCGCGCTTCAACTTCTGA
- a CDS encoding RHS repeat-associated core domain-containing protein: MMIHARALRSGGGKAVALRRALSCRALLSLTTVLCSGMASPVLAQAVEPPPARQSIDGNGVDLFSGAFNVESYKLTMGAGDQAATYYQYFRSGYGWGSNTASHLYRNVSASKAEVTWQGRTFTFSGTSTYTSVDGDGAKLVASGGLYIFTTRDGTVVRFDPALGTNSRVYVNGGQAIDATYANGYKITFNYEEKHYIKRVVVAGEVDFIEVPVFRLLNITSSSGYKTQFSYAVGSPGQNGAAFGSFYQVIGVTQTNTLSSSSANQSMSRTNNLDSFSNGTITITDPAARVMTYRVTAGSVAGITRPGSSSEDVTVAYDGSSRVSSVTTAAGAVTYGYADNAGYRTTTVTDPLTHSTVYVFEIASQRMKSMTDATGKTTSWLHDAYGRRTQETAPEGDYAQYAYDGNGNVTQTTRVAKAVAGLPNIVTTASYPCASTATCDKPQWTRDAKGNQTDYTYNSSTGMISTIVAPADANGVRATTSFSYTTVNGMQMPSGTSICVTAASCANSVNEVRTSIGYNANGLPTTMTRQAGDGSLVATTTAAYDDIGNVLTVDGPLAGSADTVRYRYNANREPVGVVSPDPDGGGALKPRAQRLTRDAKGRVTSVELGNVNSQSDADWPGFVALQQATTDYDGADRQVKTTISAGGTTSGVTQYSYDAAGRLDCTAVRMNSVTWGALPGACSLATTGAAGPDRIVRVQYDNAGRQTKVTSAYGSAEQSDDATTSWTSNGQVETATDAEGNKTSYEYDGFDRLKFTRYPVTTVAAGTSSTTDYEELGYDAASNVTSRRLRDGQTITYGYDNLNRVTSKITPGAANQDWDVTYQYDLLGRPTRAVADGWLTNAFTYDALGRLVTEQNYEETTYHRYDLASRETRLTWGDGFYVDYDHAVTGEVTAIRENGATSGVGVLATYGYDNLGRRTNITRGNGTTTGYGYDAVSRLASLTHDLGGSAYDFTNSFNGYNPAGQIASATRSNDVYAWGGHYNVDRPYTVNGLNQMTSAGATSLGYDGRGNLNASGGLGYGYTTENRMASTTGGLLIAYEPAGGQLLEIYAGATSDIRFGWSGSRLVSERNVAGGVSTSIRRYVPGPGVDETVVWYEGSGTNDRRWLHADERGSVVAVSDGSGNVIGVNRYDEYGIPASTNIGRFQYTGQAWLPELGMYYYKARIYSPTLGRFMQTDPIGYGDGMNWYNYVGSDPVNKIDPSGLDEFCFNGSYSGYNSTTNEFYVGQYRQCVLVPGPFRGDVPARSGGGGGSSSRGQMPKTTQERCKPSKETTASKIAAGAETTGLVADGVAVAAGVVGLATAPTGVGPVAAGVTALAARTVSAGSNLVALGANAWDGNWSAAGGNAVGIFAGSAAQRATKVGLNNIFARQHFGANLGQERAGHTLTDMTGSAFQNSAPKLVCP; this comes from the coding sequence ATGATGATTCACGCCCGGGCCTTGCGCTCCGGTGGCGGCAAGGCCGTCGCCCTGCGTCGCGCGCTTTCGTGCCGCGCCCTGCTCAGCCTGACCACGGTTCTTTGCTCGGGCATGGCAAGCCCGGTGCTCGCACAGGCTGTGGAGCCGCCGCCCGCGCGACAGTCGATCGACGGCAACGGCGTCGACCTGTTCTCCGGCGCCTTCAACGTTGAATCATACAAGCTGACGATGGGCGCCGGGGACCAGGCGGCGACCTATTATCAATATTTCCGTTCGGGATATGGCTGGGGCAGCAACACCGCCAGCCACCTCTACCGCAACGTCAGCGCCAGCAAGGCCGAGGTTACGTGGCAAGGCCGCACATTCACGTTTTCAGGCACATCGACCTATACGTCGGTTGATGGCGACGGTGCCAAGCTGGTGGCAAGCGGCGGTCTTTATATTTTCACCACTCGCGACGGCACGGTCGTCCGTTTCGATCCGGCGTTGGGCACGAACAGCCGGGTCTATGTCAACGGCGGCCAGGCCATCGATGCGACCTACGCAAACGGCTACAAGATAACCTTCAATTACGAAGAAAAGCATTACATCAAGAGAGTGGTCGTCGCGGGCGAAGTTGACTTCATAGAAGTGCCCGTTTTTCGCCTGCTGAATATAACATCCTCATCCGGCTATAAGACGCAATTCTCGTATGCAGTCGGCAGCCCCGGTCAGAATGGCGCCGCCTTTGGCAGTTTCTATCAAGTCATCGGCGTGACGCAGACCAACACGTTGAGCAGTTCGTCGGCGAACCAATCGATGAGCAGGACGAATAATCTCGACAGTTTCTCAAACGGCACCATCACGATCACCGACCCGGCGGCGCGCGTGATGACCTATCGGGTAACGGCGGGATCGGTAGCCGGCATCACGCGTCCAGGAAGTTCGAGCGAGGACGTTACGGTGGCGTATGACGGCTCGAGCCGCGTATCGAGCGTGACCACCGCGGCGGGCGCGGTGACCTATGGCTATGCGGACAATGCCGGGTACCGGACGACGACGGTAACCGATCCTCTGACGCATTCGACTGTCTACGTGTTCGAGATCGCATCGCAGCGGATGAAGTCGATGACCGACGCGACGGGAAAGACGACGAGCTGGCTGCACGATGCCTATGGCCGGCGGACGCAGGAAACGGCGCCGGAGGGCGATTACGCGCAATATGCCTATGACGGTAACGGCAATGTGACCCAGACGACGCGGGTCGCCAAGGCCGTGGCAGGCCTGCCCAACATCGTGACGACCGCCAGTTATCCGTGCGCGAGCACGGCGACGTGCGACAAGCCGCAATGGACCAGGGATGCCAAGGGCAACCAGACCGATTATACGTATAATTCGTCTACGGGAATGATAAGCACAATTGTCGCGCCGGCGGACGCCAACGGCGTCCGCGCGACGACGAGCTTCAGCTACACGACCGTCAACGGCATGCAGATGCCGAGCGGAACGTCGATCTGTGTCACTGCGGCGTCCTGCGCGAACAGCGTCAACGAAGTCAGGACGAGCATCGGCTACAATGCCAATGGCTTGCCGACCACCATGACGCGGCAGGCCGGCGACGGCTCGCTGGTGGCGACGACGACGGCTGCCTATGACGATATCGGCAATGTGCTGACCGTCGACGGACCGCTTGCGGGTTCGGCCGACACCGTGCGCTATCGCTACAATGCCAATCGCGAGCCGGTGGGGGTCGTCAGCCCGGATCCGGATGGCGGCGGTGCGCTCAAGCCGCGCGCGCAGCGGCTGACGCGCGACGCGAAAGGAAGGGTGACCTCGGTCGAGCTGGGCAATGTCAACAGCCAGTCCGACGCGGATTGGCCGGGGTTCGTGGCGCTGCAACAGGCGACCACCGACTATGACGGCGCCGACCGCCAGGTGAAGACGACAATATCGGCGGGCGGCACGACGTCCGGCGTGACGCAGTACAGCTACGACGCGGCGGGCAGGCTCGATTGCACCGCGGTTCGGATGAACAGCGTAACTTGGGGCGCGTTGCCCGGCGCGTGCAGCCTCGCCACGACCGGAGCCGCCGGACCGGACCGGATCGTGCGGGTGCAATATGACAATGCCGGCCGGCAGACCAAGGTGACCTCGGCATACGGTTCCGCGGAGCAGTCCGACGACGCGACGACGAGCTGGACCTCCAACGGCCAGGTCGAGACGGCGACCGACGCCGAGGGGAACAAGACCAGCTACGAATATGACGGGTTCGACCGGCTGAAGTTCACGCGTTATCCGGTGACGACGGTCGCCGCTGGCACGAGTTCTACCACCGATTACGAGGAGCTCGGCTACGACGCGGCGAGCAACGTCACCAGCCGGCGCCTGCGTGACGGGCAGACGATCACCTACGGCTATGATAATCTCAATCGGGTGACCAGCAAGATCACGCCGGGTGCTGCCAATCAGGATTGGGACGTAACCTACCAGTATGATCTGTTGGGCCGGCCTACGCGGGCGGTTGCTGACGGTTGGCTCACGAACGCCTTCACCTATGATGCACTCGGACGCCTGGTGACCGAGCAGAATTACGAAGAAACTACCTATCACCGTTATGACTTGGCGAGCCGGGAAACGCGACTGACGTGGGGCGACGGTTTCTACGTCGACTATGACCATGCAGTCACCGGCGAGGTCACAGCGATCCGCGAGAATGGCGCGACCTCGGGCGTCGGCGTGCTCGCGACCTACGGCTATGACAATCTCGGTCGCCGGACGAACATCACGCGCGGCAATGGGACGACCACAGGCTACGGCTATGATGCCGTTTCGCGGCTCGCCTCGCTGACCCACGATCTGGGGGGCAGCGCCTATGATTTCACGAACAGCTTCAACGGTTATAATCCAGCGGGTCAGATCGCCAGCGCGACCCGCTCGAACGATGTCTATGCCTGGGGCGGTCACTACAATGTGGATCGTCCGTATACCGTCAATGGCCTGAACCAGATGACGTCCGCAGGCGCGACCAGCCTCGGCTATGATGGACGCGGAAACCTCAACGCGTCCGGCGGTCTGGGATATGGCTACACCACCGAAAATCGCATGGCCTCGACAACCGGGGGGCTTTTGATAGCCTACGAACCTGCGGGCGGCCAGTTGCTGGAGATTTACGCGGGTGCCACGTCCGACATCCGGTTCGGCTGGTCGGGCTCGCGATTGGTGTCCGAGCGGAATGTGGCTGGCGGGGTAAGTACGAGTATCCGCCGCTACGTACCCGGCCCAGGCGTCGACGAGACGGTCGTCTGGTACGAAGGCTCGGGCACCAACGACCGTCGCTGGTTGCACGCCGACGAGCGCGGCTCGGTAGTCGCGGTGAGTGACGGCTCGGGCAACGTGATCGGCGTCAATCGCTACGACGAATATGGCATTCCCGCTTCAACTAATATCGGCCGCTTCCAGTACACCGGACAGGCTTGGTTGCCCGAACTCGGCATGTATTATTACAAGGCCCGTATCTACTCGCCCACCTTGGGTCGCTTCATGCAAACCGATCCGATTGGATACGGCGATGGGATGAACTGGTATAATTACGTTGGCAGCGACCCCGTTAACAAAATCGACCCGAGCGGCCTCGATGAATTCTGTTTTAACGGTTCCTATAGCGGCTATAATTCTACTACGAACGAGTTCTACGTGGGACAATATAGACAGTGTGTCTTAGTGCCTGGCCCATTTCGCGGAGATGTTCCAGCTCGTAGTGGCGGCGGCGGCGGAAGTAGTAGCCGAGGTCAAATGCCGAAAACAACACAGGAAAGATGCAAACCTAGTAAGGAGACTACTGCCAGCAAGATTGCCGCCGGAGCCGAAACGACCGGCCTTGTAGCTGATGGAGTGGCAGTTGCCGCAGGCGTTGTCGGCCTTGCCACTGCGCCTACAGGAGTGGGACCAGTAGCCGCTGGCGTTACTGCTCTTGCGGCGAGAACCGTATCTGCCGGGTCGAACTTGGTGGCCTTGGGTGCGAATGCGTGGGACGGCAACTGGAGTGCAGCGGGGGGCAATGCAGTAGGTATCTTTGCGGGTTCCGCGGCCCAACGAGCTACCAAAGTTGGGCTCAACAATATATTCGCGCGCCAGCATTTTGGTGCGAATTTAGGCCAAGAAAGAGCAGGTCACACTTTGACCGACATGACTGGTAGCGCTTTCCAGAACAGCGCCCCCAAGCTGGTGTGCCCATGA